From a region of the Vibrio ostreae genome:
- a CDS encoding NUDIX hydrolase, giving the protein MRHIHTATHPELGPLSEYRIIQRQAARAIVVDGEDILMLYTARYHDYTLPGGGVDAHEDILQGLVRELEEETGAKNIHHIQPYGIYEEFRPWYRDDAEVMHMISHCFTCKIDRVLGETRFEDYEVKNGMKPVWININDAIRHNEKTMTESDKKGMSVERETFLLRLIARELL; this is encoded by the coding sequence ATGAGACATATACACACTGCCACCCATCCTGAACTCGGACCGTTAAGCGAGTATCGCATCATTCAGCGTCAGGCGGCGCGGGCCATTGTGGTTGATGGTGAAGATATTCTGATGCTGTATACCGCACGCTATCACGATTACACCCTGCCGGGCGGCGGGGTCGATGCGCATGAGGATATTCTGCAGGGGTTGGTGAGAGAACTGGAAGAAGAAACGGGTGCGAAGAATATTCATCATATTCAACCCTATGGCATCTATGAGGAGTTTCGTCCCTGGTATCGTGATGACGCCGAGGTGATGCATATGATTTCCCATTGTTTTACCTGCAAAATTGACCGAGTACTGGGCGAAACGCGGTTTGAAGATTATGAAGTTAAAAATGGCATGAAGCCGGTGTGGATTAATATTAATGATGCGATACGCCACAATGAAAAGACGATGACCGAAAGCGATAAAAAGGGCATGAGTGTGGAGCGGGAGACTTTCCTGTTGCGCCTGATCGCCAGAGAACTGCTGTAA